The region CACTTTTAGAACTAAGGGCCTTAAACAATACAATTTCCAAAACTACCAATACTTTAAAATCTACAGAAACAAAACTTTCCACTTTGGAAAGAGAAATGCTTAATTTGGAAAAAGAATTACGGAATTATAAAAAACAAATAAATCTTAATACTAAAGCCTTGGAACAAAACCTCAGGCTTCTTTACGAACAAGGTGACGTTCATTTTCTGGAAGTCCTTTTAGACTCTACCAGTATAAGTGATTTTTTAACTCGCTGGGATCTTTTAAGTACACTAGCCGAAAATAATAAACAATTAATCAAGGAAAATGAAGAGCAAATCAAATTAGTTCATATTAAACAAGAAATGGCTTTACAAAAACGGCATTCCCTGGCAGAGTTAAAAACTAAACAAGATCTTCAAAGAAAAGAATTAGCTATAGCCAGTTCCAGACAGCAAACTGTTTATAATTCCTTAAAATCGGAAAGAGCCCGTGAAGAGGCAGCCTTGAACGAACTAGAAGAACAATCACGACAAATTGCCGCCGAAATCAGAAGGCAAACTGGTGGAGATAGTGGTGAATATTTAGGTTCTGGTAAATTTACCTGGCCAGCACCTGGTCACACTAGAATTACTTCCTCTTATGGAATGCGTTTTCATCCCATTTTAAAAGTAAATAAATTACATACTGGTGTAGATATTGGTGCCCCTAAAGGAGCAAATATTGTCGCCGCAGAAAATGGAACAGTGATGGAAGTAGGCAATCGTGGTGGCTATGGTCTAATCGTTATGCTAAATCATGGTGGTAATTTAGTTACCCTTTATGCTCATGCTTCCAAAACCTTAGTTAAAGTTGGCCAAGAAGTTAAAAAAGGTGAACCAATAGCTAAAGTAGGTAGTACTGGCTACAGCACAGGACCTCATTTACATTTCGAGGTCAGGAAAAACGGTAATCCCGTTAATCCCATGCCTTATTTACAATAATAAATTACTTGCCCACTAAAAAGACAAGGAAAATTAATCCTTGTCTTTAGTTTTTTTACCCGCCTTTATGGCTGTTACTTCTGAAAAGCCCCACTTTTTCATATAATTCTTTTACCACCCTATTTCTAAGGAGGCAGATCTAAATGTTTCACCTTAAAGCCCTGCTATTAAATCTAATTTTATTACTTATTGGTAATGGCTGCTGTATACAACAAACTACTGATTTACCGGTTGTTTATACCAGTATTTATCCCCTTTATGATTTTACCTGTAAAATAGGCGGGGAACAAATTAAAGTACATAATCTTACACCCCCAGGTGTAGAACCACATTCCTTTGAACCTTCACCCCAACAAATAGTTAACTTAGGTCAAGCTGACCTTTTTCTCTATAATGGTGCAAATATGGAGCCTTACCTAGACAAACTAAAAGCCAACTTAACAAATCAACCTGTACATTTTGCTCAGGTTACAACAAATATCCAAGTTCTTAACATAAACCAAGAAACTGATCCCCATTTTTGGCTCAGTCCTCAAGCAGCTTTAATCATTGGAGAAAACATTCTCCAGGAATTAAGCACCCTTGATCCATCCCAGCAAACTATTTACGAAAAAAACTTTGCAAATTTTAAATCACAAATAGAGTCCTTAGATTTAGCTTACCAAGAAACATTGGCTACAGCCAAAAAACAAAAGATTATTGTTACTCATCCGGCTTTTAATTACCTTTGTCAAAACTATCAGCTTACTTCTATCCCCATTCTCGGTCTAAACCCCGAAGCTGAACCTACAGCTCAAAAACTAAAAGAAATTTGCCAAATTCTTAAGGAAGAAAAAATAAAGTACCTTTTTACCGCAAATTTTTATAGTCCTCAAGTCGCTGACACCCTTGCCTATGAAACTGGTGCCCAAGTTTTACCTCTACATCCTTTAGGGACACTCACACAGACAGAATTAAATAATGGCGAAGACTACTTTACCATAATGCGAACTAATCTAGACAATCTAGCTATCGCTTTGGAGTGTGAACTATGAAACAGCTTTGTGTACAATTAAAACAAGTTAATTTTGCTTATCCTGGTCATGAGCTTATTTTAAAAAACATAAATTTAGAAATAAGGGAAGGAGAATTTGCCGTTATTTTCGGACCTAATGGTGCCGCCAAAACCACTTTGCTAAAAATTATTAGCGGTCTTTTAAAACCGGAAAGTGGTTTAGTAAACCTAAACACCTCTTCCCTTGGCTATTTACCGCAAAAAACCTATCTCAATAATAGTTTTCCGGCTACAGTAGAGGAAGTATTAACCTATACTTCAGAAAAAAATAGTCTCTTTAAAGATTTTTTACTTCACGAATTGGGACTTTCCGAAAAACACAGGGCCCTTTTAAAAACTCTTTCAGGTGGACAATTACAGCGTGTGCATTTAGCCCGTATTTTATCAAATAATCCCCAATTACTTATCCTTGATGAACCAACTAATAATTTGGATCAACAAGGGATAGAAAAATTATTCCGGCTCTTAAATAAATTACATCAACAAAATAAAACGATTATCCTTGTTACCCATGATTTAACTCCACTACTGGGAACAGAAGCGAATTTTTATCTCCTTAATCAAAAAAAAATATGTAAACTAAACACTAGGGATGTGATTTGAGATGCTCCAATATACTTTTATGCAGAGGGCCTTACTAGTTGGTTTACTTATTGGAATTTTAGCTCCCACTATTGGTACCTTTTTAGTTTTACGCCGTTTTGCCGTCATTGGTGATACTTTAGCCCATGTTTCCTTAGCCGGTGTCTTAATAGGCCTTTTTTT is a window of Clostridia bacterium DNA encoding:
- a CDS encoding zinc ABC transporter substrate-binding protein, which gives rise to MFHLKALLLNLILLLIGNGCCIQQTTDLPVVYTSIYPLYDFTCKIGGEQIKVHNLTPPGVEPHSFEPSPQQIVNLGQADLFLYNGANMEPYLDKLKANLTNQPVHFAQVTTNIQVLNINQETDPHFWLSPQAALIIGENILQELSTLDPSQQTIYEKNFANFKSQIESLDLAYQETLATAKKQKIIVTHPAFNYLCQNYQLTSIPILGLNPEAEPTAQKLKEICQILKEEKIKYLFTANFYSPQVADTLAYETGAQVLPLHPLGTLTQTELNNGEDYFTIMRTNLDNLAIALECEL
- a CDS encoding peptidoglycan DD-metalloendopeptidase family protein, whose amino-acid sequence is MKIKANILKKLAISLSLLIATSAFSYAGSVNIDLEEQQNQILEQITAQKNILNKKKAEEKNALLELRALNNTISKTTNTLKSTETKLSTLEREMLNLEKELRNYKKQINLNTKALEQNLRLLYEQGDVHFLEVLLDSTSISDFLTRWDLLSTLAENNKQLIKENEEQIKLVHIKQEMALQKRHSLAELKTKQDLQRKELAIASSRQQTVYNSLKSERAREEAALNELEEQSRQIAAEIRRQTGGDSGEYLGSGKFTWPAPGHTRITSSYGMRFHPILKVNKLHTGVDIGAPKGANIVAAENGTVMEVGNRGGYGLIVMLNHGGNLVTLYAHASKTLVKVGQEVKKGEPIAKVGSTGYSTGPHLHFEVRKNGNPVNPMPYLQ
- a CDS encoding metal ABC transporter ATP-binding protein; translation: MKQLCVQLKQVNFAYPGHELILKNINLEIREGEFAVIFGPNGAAKTTLLKIISGLLKPESGLVNLNTSSLGYLPQKTYLNNSFPATVEEVLTYTSEKNSLFKDFLLHELGLSEKHRALLKTLSGGQLQRVHLARILSNNPQLLILDEPTNNLDQQGIEKLFRLLNKLHQQNKTIILVTHDLTPLLGTEANFYLLNQKKICKLNTRDVI